The following are from one region of the Tachysurus fulvidraco isolate hzauxx_2018 chromosome 24, HZAU_PFXX_2.0, whole genome shotgun sequence genome:
- the ago4 gene encoding protein argonaute-4 isoform X2: MEALGPGPPAPTSLFQPPRRPGLGTVGKPIRLLANHFQVQIPKIDVYHYDIEIKPEKRPRRVNREVVDTMVRHFKMQIFGDRQPGYDGKRNMYTAHPLPIGRDRVDLEVTLPGEGKDQTFKVSLQWVSVVSLQMLLEALSGHLNEVPEDSVQALDVITRHLPSMRYTPVGRSFFSPPEGYYHPLGGGREVWFGFHQSVRPAMWNMMLNIDVSATAFYRAQPVIEFMCEVLDIQNINEQTKPLTDSQRVKFTKEIRGLKVEVTHCGQMKRKYRVCNVTRRPASHQTFPLQLENGQAMECTVAQYFKQKYSLQLKYPHLPCLQVGQEQKHTYLPLEVCNIVAGQRCIKKLTDNQTSTMIKATARSAPDRQEEISRLVKSNSMVGGPDPYLKEFGIVVHNDMTEVTGRVLPAPMLQYGGRNKTVATPNQGVWDMRGKQFYAGIEIKVWAVACFAPQKQCREDLLKSFTDQLRKISKDAGMPIQGQPCFCKYAQGADSVEPMFKHLKMSYVGLQLIVVILPGKTPVYAEVKRVGDTLLGMATQCVQVKNVVKTSPQTLSNLCLKINAKLGGINNVLVPHQRPSVFQQPVIFLGADVTHPPAGDGKKPSIAAVVGSMDGHPSRYCATVRVQTSRQDLSQEQLFSQEVIQDLTNMVRELLIQFYKSTRFKPTRIIYYRGGVSEGQMKQVAWPELIAIRKACISLEEDYRPGITYIVVQKRHHTRLFCSDKAERVGKSGNVPAGTTVDSTITHPSEFDFYLCSHAGIQGTSRPSHYHVLWDDNCFTADELQLLTYQLCHTYVRCTRSVSIPAPAYYARLVAFRARYHLVDKDHDSAEGSHVSGQSNGRDPQALAKAVQIHYDTQHTMYFA; this comes from the exons GCCCGCCTGCCCCTACCTCCCTTTTCCAGCCACCACGCCGGCCCGGCTTGGGTACGGTGGGGAAGCCGATTCGCCTGCTGGCCAATCACTTCCAGGTGCAGATCCCCAAGATCGATGTCTACCACTATGACATCGAAATTAAGCCGGAGAAGCGACCGCGGCGTGTCAACAG AGAGGTGGTTGACACCATGGTAAGACACTTCAAGATGCAGATATTTGGGGACCGGCAGCCTGGATATGATGGAAAGAGGAACATGTACACGGCTCACCCACTGCCCATCGGGAGAGACAGG GTGGATCTGGAAGTGACTCTGCCAGGTGAAGGGAAGGATCAGACCTTTAAGGTGTCTCTGCAGTGGGTGTCTGTGGTGAGTCTGCAGATGCTTCTGGAGGCTCTTTCTGGTCACCTAAACGAGGTTCCTGAGGACTCTGTGCAGGCCCTGGATGTCATCACACGCCATCTTCCCTCCATGAG GTACACTCCTGTAGGCCgttctttcttctctcctcctgaAGGCTATTACCATCCGCTAGGTGGAGGAAGGGAGGTGTGGTTTGGGTTCCATCAATCTGTTCGTCCAGCCATGTGGAACATGATGCTCAACATCGATG TTTCAGCCACTGCGTTCTACCGTGCCCAGCCAGTGATTGAGTTCATGTGTGAGGTTCTAGACATCCAAAACATTAATGAGCAGACCAAGCCCCTTACAGATTCTCAACGTGTCAAGTTCACCAAGGAGATCCGAG GGTTGAAAGTGGAGGTCACACATTGCGGACAGATGAAGAGGAAGTACCGCGTGTGCAATGTCACCCGCCGCCCAGCCAGCCACCAGAC GTTTCCCTTGCAGCTAGAAAATGGACAAGCCATGGAATGTACCGTAGCTCAATATTTCAAACAGAAATATAGTCTGCAACTTAAATACCCCCATTTGCCCTGCCTTCAAGTGGGACAGGAACAAAAGCACACATACCTACCCCTTGAG GTCTGTAATATTGTGGCAGGCCAGCGCTGCATAAAGAAGTTAACTGATAACCAGACTTCCACCATGATCAAAGCCACAGCCCGCTCAGCTCCTGACCGCCAAGAGGAGATCAGCAGGCTG gtAAAAAGCAACAGCATGGTGGGTGGCCCTGACCCCTACCTAAAAGAATTTGGCATCGTGGTGCACAATGACATGACGGAGGTGACGGGGCGGGTCCTCCCAGCGCCCATGCTGCAGTATGGGGGCCGG AATAAGACAGTGGCTACGCCCAACCAGGGCGTGTGGGACATGAGGGGGAAGCAGTTCTATGCCGGCATCGAAATCAAGGTGTGGGCCGTGGCCTGCTTTGCCCCTCAGAAACAGTGCAGGGAGGACCTGCTCAA GAGCTTCACAGACCAGCTGAGGAAGATCTCTAAGGATGCAGGCATGCCTATTCAGGGCCAGCCCTGCTTCTGCAAGTATGCCCAGGGAGCAGATAGTGTCGAGCCCATGTTCAAGCACCTTAAAATGTCTTATGTTGGATTGCAACTCATTGTGGTCATCCTGCCTGGGAAAACCCCTGTCTATG cGGAGGTTAAGCGTGTTGGAGATACTCTGCTGGGCATGGCAAcccagtgtgttcaggtgaagaATGTAGTGAAGACCTCCCCTCAAACGCTCTCCAACCTCTGCCTCAAAATCAATGCTAAACTGGGTGGCATCAACAATGTGCTGGTACCCCATCAGAG ACCATCTGTATTCCAGCAACCAGTGATCTTCTTGGGTGCCGACGTTACTCACCCCCCAGCAGGGGATGGGAAGAAGCCGTCCATTGCAGCAGTGGTGGGCAGCATGGACGGTCATCCAAGTCGCTACTGCGCCACAGTGCGGGTGCAGACTTCGCGGCAGGACCTGTCCCAGGAGCAGCTCTTCAGCCAAGAAGTCATTCAGGACCTCACCAACATGGTGCGTGAGCTGCTCATCCAGTTTTACAAGTCCACCCGCTTCAAGCCCACGCGCATCATTTACTATCGTGGAGGAGTGTCCGAGGGGCAGATGAAGCAG GTTGCATGGCCTGAGCTGATAGCCATAAGAAAAGCTTGCATCAGTTTGGAGGAGGACTACAGGCCAGGGATCACCTACATTGTAGTGCAGAAACGTCATCACACCCGACTTTTCTGCTCTGACAAAGCCGAGAGA GTTGGGAAGAGTGGTAACGTTCCAGCAGGCACTACGGTAGACAGCACCATCACGCATCCCTCGGAGTTTGATTTCTACCTGTGCAGTCATGCTGGTATCCAA GGCACCAGCCGTCCCTCACACTACCATGTGCTGTGGGATGACAACTGCTTCACTGCAGATGAGCTTCAGCTGCTCACTTACCAGCTGTGCCACACGTATGTGCGCTGTACACGCTCCGTGTCCATCCCTGCCCCAGCGTACTACGCCAGACTCGTCGCCTTTCGTGCCCGTTACCACCTGGTTGACAAAGACCACGACAG tgcGGAAGGCAGTCATGTATCAGGCCAGAGTAATGGTCGGGACCCTCAGGCCCTAGCCAAGGCAGTCCAGATTCACTATGACACCCAGCACACCATGTACTTCGCCTAA
- the ago4 gene encoding protein argonaute-4 isoform X1: MEALGPGPPAPTSLFQPPRRPGLGTVGKPIRLLANHFQVQIPKIDVYHYDIEIKPEKRPRRVNREVVDTMVRHFKMQIFGDRQPGYDGKRNMYTAHPLPIGRDRVDLEVTLPGEGKDQTFKVSLQWVSVVSLQMLLEALSGHLNEVPEDSVQALDVITRHLPSMRYTPVGRSFFSPPEGYYHPLGGGREVWFGFHQSVRPAMWNMMLNIDVSATAFYRAQPVIEFMCEVLDIQNINEQTKPLTDSQRVKFTKEIRGLKVEVTHCGQMKRKYRVCNVTRRPASHQTFPLQLENGQAMECTVAQYFKQKYSLQLKYPHLPCLQVGQEQKHTYLPLEVCNIVAGQRCIKKLTDNQTSTMIKATARSAPDRQEEISRLVKSNSMVGGPDPYLKEFGIVVHNDMTEVTGRVLPAPMLQYGGRVSTDTGRDCGRNKTVATPNQGVWDMRGKQFYAGIEIKVWAVACFAPQKQCREDLLKSFTDQLRKISKDAGMPIQGQPCFCKYAQGADSVEPMFKHLKMSYVGLQLIVVILPGKTPVYAEVKRVGDTLLGMATQCVQVKNVVKTSPQTLSNLCLKINAKLGGINNVLVPHQRPSVFQQPVIFLGADVTHPPAGDGKKPSIAAVVGSMDGHPSRYCATVRVQTSRQDLSQEQLFSQEVIQDLTNMVRELLIQFYKSTRFKPTRIIYYRGGVSEGQMKQVAWPELIAIRKACISLEEDYRPGITYIVVQKRHHTRLFCSDKAERVGKSGNVPAGTTVDSTITHPSEFDFYLCSHAGIQGTSRPSHYHVLWDDNCFTADELQLLTYQLCHTYVRCTRSVSIPAPAYYARLVAFRARYHLVDKDHDSAEGSHVSGQSNGRDPQALAKAVQIHYDTQHTMYFA; this comes from the exons GCCCGCCTGCCCCTACCTCCCTTTTCCAGCCACCACGCCGGCCCGGCTTGGGTACGGTGGGGAAGCCGATTCGCCTGCTGGCCAATCACTTCCAGGTGCAGATCCCCAAGATCGATGTCTACCACTATGACATCGAAATTAAGCCGGAGAAGCGACCGCGGCGTGTCAACAG AGAGGTGGTTGACACCATGGTAAGACACTTCAAGATGCAGATATTTGGGGACCGGCAGCCTGGATATGATGGAAAGAGGAACATGTACACGGCTCACCCACTGCCCATCGGGAGAGACAGG GTGGATCTGGAAGTGACTCTGCCAGGTGAAGGGAAGGATCAGACCTTTAAGGTGTCTCTGCAGTGGGTGTCTGTGGTGAGTCTGCAGATGCTTCTGGAGGCTCTTTCTGGTCACCTAAACGAGGTTCCTGAGGACTCTGTGCAGGCCCTGGATGTCATCACACGCCATCTTCCCTCCATGAG GTACACTCCTGTAGGCCgttctttcttctctcctcctgaAGGCTATTACCATCCGCTAGGTGGAGGAAGGGAGGTGTGGTTTGGGTTCCATCAATCTGTTCGTCCAGCCATGTGGAACATGATGCTCAACATCGATG TTTCAGCCACTGCGTTCTACCGTGCCCAGCCAGTGATTGAGTTCATGTGTGAGGTTCTAGACATCCAAAACATTAATGAGCAGACCAAGCCCCTTACAGATTCTCAACGTGTCAAGTTCACCAAGGAGATCCGAG GGTTGAAAGTGGAGGTCACACATTGCGGACAGATGAAGAGGAAGTACCGCGTGTGCAATGTCACCCGCCGCCCAGCCAGCCACCAGAC GTTTCCCTTGCAGCTAGAAAATGGACAAGCCATGGAATGTACCGTAGCTCAATATTTCAAACAGAAATATAGTCTGCAACTTAAATACCCCCATTTGCCCTGCCTTCAAGTGGGACAGGAACAAAAGCACACATACCTACCCCTTGAG GTCTGTAATATTGTGGCAGGCCAGCGCTGCATAAAGAAGTTAACTGATAACCAGACTTCCACCATGATCAAAGCCACAGCCCGCTCAGCTCCTGACCGCCAAGAGGAGATCAGCAGGCTG gtAAAAAGCAACAGCATGGTGGGTGGCCCTGACCCCTACCTAAAAGAATTTGGCATCGTGGTGCACAATGACATGACGGAGGTGACGGGGCGGGTCCTCCCAGCGCCCATGCTGCAGTATGGGGGCCGGGTGAGTACAGACACTGGGAGGGACTGTGGCAGG AATAAGACAGTGGCTACGCCCAACCAGGGCGTGTGGGACATGAGGGGGAAGCAGTTCTATGCCGGCATCGAAATCAAGGTGTGGGCCGTGGCCTGCTTTGCCCCTCAGAAACAGTGCAGGGAGGACCTGCTCAA GAGCTTCACAGACCAGCTGAGGAAGATCTCTAAGGATGCAGGCATGCCTATTCAGGGCCAGCCCTGCTTCTGCAAGTATGCCCAGGGAGCAGATAGTGTCGAGCCCATGTTCAAGCACCTTAAAATGTCTTATGTTGGATTGCAACTCATTGTGGTCATCCTGCCTGGGAAAACCCCTGTCTATG cGGAGGTTAAGCGTGTTGGAGATACTCTGCTGGGCATGGCAAcccagtgtgttcaggtgaagaATGTAGTGAAGACCTCCCCTCAAACGCTCTCCAACCTCTGCCTCAAAATCAATGCTAAACTGGGTGGCATCAACAATGTGCTGGTACCCCATCAGAG ACCATCTGTATTCCAGCAACCAGTGATCTTCTTGGGTGCCGACGTTACTCACCCCCCAGCAGGGGATGGGAAGAAGCCGTCCATTGCAGCAGTGGTGGGCAGCATGGACGGTCATCCAAGTCGCTACTGCGCCACAGTGCGGGTGCAGACTTCGCGGCAGGACCTGTCCCAGGAGCAGCTCTTCAGCCAAGAAGTCATTCAGGACCTCACCAACATGGTGCGTGAGCTGCTCATCCAGTTTTACAAGTCCACCCGCTTCAAGCCCACGCGCATCATTTACTATCGTGGAGGAGTGTCCGAGGGGCAGATGAAGCAG GTTGCATGGCCTGAGCTGATAGCCATAAGAAAAGCTTGCATCAGTTTGGAGGAGGACTACAGGCCAGGGATCACCTACATTGTAGTGCAGAAACGTCATCACACCCGACTTTTCTGCTCTGACAAAGCCGAGAGA GTTGGGAAGAGTGGTAACGTTCCAGCAGGCACTACGGTAGACAGCACCATCACGCATCCCTCGGAGTTTGATTTCTACCTGTGCAGTCATGCTGGTATCCAA GGCACCAGCCGTCCCTCACACTACCATGTGCTGTGGGATGACAACTGCTTCACTGCAGATGAGCTTCAGCTGCTCACTTACCAGCTGTGCCACACGTATGTGCGCTGTACACGCTCCGTGTCCATCCCTGCCCCAGCGTACTACGCCAGACTCGTCGCCTTTCGTGCCCGTTACCACCTGGTTGACAAAGACCACGACAG tgcGGAAGGCAGTCATGTATCAGGCCAGAGTAATGGTCGGGACCCTCAGGCCCTAGCCAAGGCAGTCCAGATTCACTATGACACCCAGCACACCATGTACTTCGCCTAA
- the cldn35 gene encoding claudin-4 yields the protein MVNTGMQLISFTCAVTGWVMAIAVTALPQWKVTAFIGPNILTSEIVWQGIWMNCIYQTTGHMQCKTYDSLLALPPDIQAARALMCVAIFLGWLSCTVSCCGMKCTTCAGDDRHAKAGIALSGGVLFILTGLCVLIPVSWTANTVVQDFYNPNVPIQKKRELGQAIYLGWAAAVILIISGIVLSSTCSYIENGHYRRGYMGRSFANSRPSPLDPPKPISTNSVPLKEYV from the coding sequence ATGGTGAATACGGGTATGCAGCTGATCAGCTTCACCTGCGCTGTTACTGGCTGGGTGATGGCTATCGCAGTGACCGCGCTGCCCCAGTGGAAGGTTACAGCTTTCATTGGGCCCAACATCCTGACCTCGGAGAtcgtgtggcagggcatctgGATGAACTGCATCTACCAGACCACTGGGCACATGCAATGCAAGACTTATGACTCCTTGCTAGCGCTTCCGCCAGACATCCAGGCAGCCCGTGCCCTCATGTGCGTGGCCATCTTCCTGGGCTGGCTGTCCTGCACGGTGTCCTGTTGCGGAATGAAGTGCACCACTTGCGCCGGGGATGATCGCCATGCCAAGGCTGGCATAGCGCTGTCCGGCGGGGTGCTCTTCATCCTAACAGGCCTGTGTGTACTCATCCCCGTGTCCTGGACAGCCAACACAGTGGTGCAGGACTTCTATAACCCCAACGTTCCTATACAGAAGAAGCGTGAGCTGGGCCAAGCCATCTATCTGGGCTGGGCGGCCGCAGTCATTCTCATCATCAGCGGCATCGTGCTGAGCTCCACCTGCTCCTACATCGAGAATGGACACTACAGACGTGGCTACATGGGCCGCAGCTTTGCTAATTCTAGGCCGTCCCCACTGGATCCCCCGAAACCCATCAGCACCAACAGTGTGCCCCTTAAGGAGTATGTCTAA
- the c19h1orf109 gene encoding uncharacterized protein C1orf109 homolog, translating to MSQPAELQLHQEVRKCFESVKANQAVWKEVLEECTPLVSSLGNLIEQLRALKNVEIANTPLNAFPNLPERLQYKLLNAVDTVLRELSTKVDALGSVQDSVCKQVSAVFRIYEHNSDVLPISTCVARSALSPSIADMLEWLQDAERFYRIQYIQRRNLLQELKPGDLALIETVQKRWTSLYSHKGEEQISDALFQVSFFIDSE from the exons ATGTCTCAGCCAGCAGAATTACAGCTGCACCAAGAAGTTAGAAAATGCTTTGAGAGTGTTAAGGCGAATCAGGCTGTTTGGAAGGAGGTGCTTGAAGAATGTACACCTTTAGTGAGTTCCTTGGGGAACCTTATAGAACAGCTGAGGGCGCTGAAGAACGTTGAAATAGCAAATACACCTCTCAATGCTTTTCCAAACCTCCCAGAGCGCCTACAGTACAAACTCCTCAATGCTGTAGATACAGTCCTGAGGGAATTAAGTACGAAAGT GGATGCTCTTGGCTCAGTACAAGATTCAGTCTGTAAGCAGGTGTCTGCAGTTTTCAGGATTTATGAGCACAACTCCGACGTCCTTCCTATCAGCACATGTGTGGCCAGATCTGCTCTGTCACCATCAATCGCTGACATGCTGGAGTGGCTGCAGGATGCGGAACGATTCTATCGGATCCA ATACATCCAGAGGAGGAACCTGCTCCAGGAGCTGAAGCCTGGCGATCTTGCTCTTATAGAGACAGTACAAAAGAGATGGACATCTTTATATTCACATAAAGGAGAGGAACAAATTTCAG ATGCACTCTTTCAAGTGTCCTTCTTCATAGACTCTGAGTAA
- the cdca8 gene encoding borealin: MAPRKRTTNAKNKKNPKMPKLEAFLLDFDDEVNTIYKRLNERTHNLLKDADNLYNMTLIKLPMAVRQMNWIQYCGSEKPQTAVDESKQKEEAAQVKLTLAQGHTIPPKSAKKACNSVNSEDEENVVPKSTTKKGRQKKAPSTTKKARALSVSKQNGTIRKSTRKPMVTPARSFLDSSIIGPTPLITPRFDSRLPKTPAVRVPRHREKVYSISVNGSPIAGGSDDIVINVPLGNGECIQLLASEMDSVDLRQLDDTAIHSIRQLQNRLTALCGTSE, from the exons ATGGCGCCTCGAAAAAGAACCACTAATGCTAAGAACAAAAAGAACCCAAAGATGCCCAAACTGGAGGCTTTTCTGCTCGATTTTGATGATGAAG taaatacaatttataagagGTTGAATGAAAGGACCCACAACCTTCTAAAAGATGCAGACAACCTGTACAACATGACCCTGATCAAGCTTCCCATGGCAGTTCGACAGATGAACTGGATTCAGTATTGTG GTTCTGAAAAGCCACAAACAGCAGTGGATGAATCAAAG CAAAAAGAGGAAGCTGCACAGGTGAAGCTCACCCTCGCTCAGGGTCATACAATTCCACCGAAATCTGCCAAAAAAg CTTGTAACAGTGTAAATTCTGAGGATGAAGAGAATGTTGTGCCCAAGTCTACCACTAAAAAG ggaagacaaaagaaagcACCATCAACTACCAAGAAAGCCAGAGCGCTTTCTGTGAGCAAGCAGAATGGCACTATTAGAAA ATCCACCAGGAAGCCCATGGTCACCCCAGCCAGAAGTTTCTTGGATTCTTCAATCATAGGCCCAACTCCACTCATCACACCTCGCTTTGACTCCAG GTTGCCCAAGACCCCAGCAGTACGAGTTCCTCGTCACAGAGAGAAGGTGTACAGTATCTCTGTGAACGGCTCTCCCATCGCTGGAGGCTCGGACGATATCGTCATCAACGTCCCTCTGGGCAACGGAGAG TGCATTCAGCTTCTGGCCAGCGAGATGGATTCTGTTGATCTGCGGCAGCTGGATGATACGGCTATCCACAGCATCAGGCAGCTACAG aaCCGACTTACAGCTCTCTGTGGAACCTCAGAGTGA